Part of the Pelmatolapia mariae isolate MD_Pm_ZW linkage group LG3_W, Pm_UMD_F_2, whole genome shotgun sequence genome is shown below.
GCACATGGAGCAACTGAGTTTGTCTGTGAATAAAGACATCACATTATGAATAATGGGCAGATCTAGAAGTTTAAATAGCTTATCAGAATGTCCTGAAGAGCAGTTAATGCCAGTCAGTCTGGTTGTCTCTATAGTATAAGTGCTTTCTTAATGGGTCAATATACTGAATATTATAATAGTATCGAAGGAGATAAAGGAAAATAATTTTCTCATAAAAGCACAATCATGCAGCAGCTTGCTTGAAACATTTAATTTTGCAAAATGTCAGAAAGATTTagttcccaggcctctggtagaggaatTAATTACACAGACAAAAGATATGAAGAGCCTTTAAGCAGTTAAGCACTGGCACTCGAAATCTGTGAGGTTCAAAGCAGAAAACCTAGTTGTTGGCTTTCATTCTTTAATCTTTTAAATCGTTCAGACATTTAACACTCAAATATTGTGTTCTAATTTGCCTCCATAATTAATTTGTAGACTGGAGATAGATTGTAGATTTGTAGTGCTGTTAGTGGTGATCATTCAGCTCCCCTGAACACTAGTTTGAATAGTGGAGGGGGTCTCCTTCACTCCAAAACCAAACATTATTCTAGAAGTTAGGATAGGGCAATGGTTTTTGTCAGGCAGGCCACAAAATCAAGCAATGCTACAGTCCCAGCAGATCAGATGACCTTAAGAAAAGCCCACATCACATTTTCTGACCAGTTTGATCACCTTGGTCACAAACGGTTATGACCAAAGAATGCAAGATCAGAAATCAGTGGTCAGtgctttttagttttattttttgatgagGTTGAAAGGAAAGCTATTGAAAATAACCTTGGCCAGAGAAGGACTCTTATGGAACACCAAAGGGTCTGTTCTAAACTGGGTCATTGAATTGTCAATTTCCCTCATAAGAAGAGCAACAATTTTCTACCACTTTTTCCTCAGTACCTTAAGATTAGTGAGGGTAATAGTTATTTTGCATGGTTAAAGTACCTCATGTGCAtcaaaaccccccaaacaacCTCCAACCCCAACACTTTCTTGCATGTTTTTAATCAATGTCATATCTGCTGTCGCCAATGCCTGTTCTGTTCTGCATGGATCTCCTTTTCCCCCATCTGTGGCTTTCCAAATATGGACATGGAAGCACAGGTATGTCCCTGATTGATTCATACCACCAAATATAAGTTACTGCAGTTAATGCAGGACCACTGCAGTCCTGcattaattttacatttaattcaaatatttttaaccacacCTCATGTGCATCAGTTCCTCCAATCCAGGTTGCTTTGTATAAATGTGTAGGAGTCATTATCAGCTTCTGAATCTTATGATACTCTTTGGTGTTGTGCACAAATGCAAGGTTTCCCCTGATGGATATGTagtttttcttcagtgtatatAAAAAAAGCTAACCAAATTTtgagtttttcattttatatgtaGACACAAGTGGctttacgcacacacacacacacacacatcacagtgAGGCAACACACAGCCATGCTTGAGAGTTTTATTATTGCAAAGGAAGAAGAGTTTACAGATAAATGTGCAATACTTTTTACGTAAAAACTGCTTTTCCACAGTTGAAAATTTAGGGCTAGGGTTTAGAACTAGGGTTGGGAGTGCCACTATTCATGACAtagactttttattttgttgcaaaACTTTTATGCTAGAGACAAAAGATGAAACAGAAATTGTAAAGCCAAATgaagaatgaaaaacaaaagccacTGCACACCAAACAGTGTGTATTTTGacagaaattttaaattttcttgACACAAACAGAAGGTCGATGTTCCTTACATGCTATATCATCCCAGCACTTGGAACCTGTGAGATCCAAAAGCAGAAATCAGCAAAGTACTACAAATATCAAAAACTGAGACAATCCTTTTGACTTTTACTTGTTATCACTTAAAATAATTCACACATTTATTAAtcatgtgaaatgttgtgttcTAGTTTACCGCTGTGATTAATTTGCAGACAGTGCTGGTTGCGACTGAAATTATTGGGCTCTCCTCGGCACCAGTTTGAATAGCGGAAAGCCGTTCCATCAGTCCAAAACCAGGCATTCTCCTAGATGAGAGAAATTGCGCATAGCACCGATTTTATTCACACCAAACAGTCAAACCTACCCACTGTCTCAGCAGATGAGCTAACATTAATGCAAGCCCACATCATATCCTCTTAAACATTCGTTAAACATTAAAGCTGCTTTAGCCAGTCTACTGTTTCTGCATTCACTACATCTTCTACATCCAGCTCAGGTTTCTTTCATGCTGTTTCTGATTTAATCTATTATCATTTCATTGTAAATACTCTCTCTGTTGTAGGCTTTACATATATTCATTTGGCATAGCAGGAAGGGTCTATTTCAGATTCATTCACACATAGATAAATAGAAACAGTGTAAGGCTAAACAAAATACCTCCTGTGCATCACTTCCTCCAATCCAGGTTTCTTGGTAGTCATGACTGGCAATCACTATCAGGTGCTGAATCCCATGGTACTCTGTACTGCTGTGCACAGATGCAAGGTTGGCCCCCATGAACACGCAGTTTCTCTTCAATGGAGATGAAAGCGGGGAGCAACATCTGGACTCAGTTACAGTAAAAGGATATCGATCAATCAAGTGTTGACGACAATACAAATAGAATAAACTTACCTCTGCTTTAGCCCATGTCATGCGTCTTGGAACGTAGAAGAAGCAGCGACCACTCAATGGAGTCCAACCACCAGGACAATCAGAGGACCTCTTGACCAGGTGACTTTTGGCTTGGGGGAAATTGTGAGTTGCACACTTTTGTACACTTTTCCATGAGAGATCAACATTTCAACTCTGTAGCCTTAATTCAACCCCAGATGTGGATTTAAAGTTACCATTACAATAATAAAACTAATTGTTTAGAGAGtatgaaaaagaacaaaactgcAGACCCCTTTAGATTTGTGAAGAAGTCCAggtgaactgaagaagcctcttggatgagaggtgaattGTCTTcacaaacttaaagaagtccagttgcctTCTTTTTTCAACTTCTCTAAACTACCATGACCTCAACTGTTTTCAACTCAGCTCAGTATCTTTTAAATACAAACTgcatgtttgaatgtttgtcCGTATCAGCATTgctgcagtctgcctttacaacCATTGTAAAAACAGGGGTCACACTTACGAGCTCACTGAAGTCAGGCATGATACAGTAATACGATGCCACCTTTGCAACCAGCCAGCTCATTAAATCTCTTCCCTTATAGATGCTCCTAAACAGATCAACTGCAAGTGTCAACTGACTATTCCAAAGTCAAAGTGTTTGCTCAACCAGAAAGTGGCAGAGTACATAGTTACAGTGCTGAGGTGTATAAAAAATATAAGATTTCACAACACACTGCTGATTAAATAACATTAAgctaatggggtttttttttttgtttgtttgacgttttcttttttttttttagagaaaacAAATACCAAGTTACatgaaacaatgaaaggttaacaagaaaaaacaaatgtgtgaaaatgtatTGTCATCAGAATGTAGGTGCTCTAAAATGTGTGTAGCAAGGGAATGATTTCCTTGTGCCAATTTAAGATAGACATTAGttgcctttattttattttatttgtagtccatcattgtaaatttaaatgttcagGAATGGTAAGGCGTTTCACTGTGCCATTCACACTGATCTCAAAGCCAAGCCAGAGAACAACTAGACTAAATAATTTATCTTGTAGTCTGcgatcacaagagttcaaatgTGTAAACTTCTTTTCAGCTTGAAAAGTGAACTGCAGTAATTTACACTATTTAGTTtacacagttttttcttttttctcatgaATTTGCCCttcttttgattgtttttctCCTTAATTTATGACACTAATCTAaatcttaaaaatgttttttttccttgacatttatttatttattcatgtatatctttctttcttcttaacCCAATAAGGTGACTTAGAAATAACATATTTTGATGTTAAATCATTCAGCCATTTGGCCGCATGTAAATAGAAAACAAAGAGGACATAAATTTCAAATCATGTTATGCAACTGCAGATGATTATATAATTAGGCAAAAACTTAAGGGAcacatttttgcaaaaatgttGCAGTATGCTGACTGACCTGTTTGATTAGTTGCAGTCCCTCCTCCAGGGAGAACTGAAAAAAAGGGCATTTGTTGAATCTTTTGCCACCATTTACAAATAAGACTGTACTCACAATACTCACCAGCAGCATGGGTCAGAATCATcacagcacaaacaaacacacacacaggaaacatcTTCATGGTGATTCAGATGATACAGCAAAGTTATAAAACTTCAGAAAGTGTGTGGCAGAGAGGATGCAGAATGACCGCTTCTTCTTTCTTAGTATCAGCCTGTAGCTACAAACTTTGAAGGGAGAACACAGATATTTTATACAGGTTCTTATCTCATCATCTATCACAACATGAGGAAGTGACACagccaaacacacaaagaaaaagcatTTTAGATAAAGCAAGATTGGAGCTTTGAATGTTTGATCCAGCTAGTTATTAATCaacacaaaatatattttttgctcttttttgttgtttgcttgtttttgtggGATTTGTGGCATTCCCCTGCATTGTGGTGAATTTTTATGTATCTCTTTACACTTTTTCTGAATGCATTTATGGTGGAAATGGCCTCTagtaatataaaagaaaaaaaaatcaggcatCGGATAACAGGATGTATTATACAAACATGTCCAGAGTACTCTTTGGTCTTTTCATGTTGTTGGCAAACTGATGCACTTGATAGTTATAGCATATACTATTATATTAAATTGATGTGGATATAAATTGGATATTGTTGTTCTGAAATAACAAAGATACAGTGCTAAACAATGGGTGCTTTAGGCCATTGATAGTTGTTTGCTAGGAAACGTGATGGAATCATAATATTTGGTCAATATAAAAATGCTTAAAAGCCGAACATGCCAAGATTGATTGCGTAACTCAACCAATGTAGGTGAAGATCTAAAAGACATTGTCCTAAAATTGCACCCAAAAGGgacccaaaataaaaacaaaacaaaaacaacaactttattaAGGCTAATGAGACAGCCCTGGAATGCAAAACCAGTTAAAGGAAAAGGAAACTCACTCCACAATGGTAATATATTGGACAGTGTGGCGCTTTTGTACTGCATTCAAATAATTATCTTTCATCCCCatcatgatttatttttctgtcttgcGTTTTCTCTGAGAGGTTTCAGACATGAAAAACATACACAATACTGTTTGATATCAAGATACACTACATATACATGAACCAAAATATTGGGTCACAATTTGTAAGATTTCACTGGTTATGTCTTCTGCTAGgatttctagttattattaggTTTTGGTTCCCGTGCTCCCTCTATtctgtatttagtctgtgtctctgtgtctgtcatgtgctttgtgttttattttgacagtccctGTTCTGCATTTAGTCTCTGTCCCCATGTTTTCTCCGTGCCTGTCCTGGTCCTACGTCGCCTGTCTAGTCATCCCTGTCTCTATGGTCCCTCTGTTTCCAagtcagtcatgtctctgtgtgAAGCCAGTCtttgagtctgtgtctgtggctgtgtttactgttttactttgaaggtcaatgaattcagtcagtttattcagttttgctttccTTGTCTCGTCGTGCCTAATTACTCCCAGCTATGTTTCCCTTCTGTCTCCCATCTTCTGATTATTCCACCCTGTATTTTAGGCCTCTGTCATCCCTGCTTGTTGTCGAGTCGTACCTTCAccaggctgtgtgctttttgcCTTCGTACTCGTCATAGTTTCCTAGCTCTGTTCTTCAGTTTAGTTCCTTAGCTTCCTAGTGTCTTAGTGTTTGGATTTTAGTTCGTATTTCTAGTTCCtggttttcagtttttgtttcctGTATGAAGAGTTatcaacagcagaaatgagttCTGTGTTTGGGTCCTGCAGCACAGCACACCATGGcattatttttgttgctgttgttattAAATTCTTAATATAAAAGGGGATCTCATTTTCAGTAGAGACATGTGCAAAATATACAACAATACAGACAAAGAGACAGATATACATAGTACACATTTAGAAACTGAAAAAGGGGGTGTTTACCTTTAAAGTTTTTTGTAGTGCATTCTAATGACATGCAACAAGTAATTAGATCCATTTTCCCAATTTCAGcgtgaataaaataaagctaATGTTAAAGTCTACACTGTGACTGGACATTGTGTTGcaagtttaacatatttttcattttgttaatgTTTTGTGACTTGTAAAGCTGTGTATACAGATATGACTTTTTTCCTGTGTCCATATAATATTTTATGGGAATGGAAAAACCACAACctttaaaagacattttaaaatataaactaaGCATTATGAGTGTTCAGATTGATTTGTCTGTTTTAatgatttagttttttttctgtaatgctACATATACCACAATACAAAAAGCCTTCATTTCCACTTCCTCTAAAAGAATGATTAAAGAGCTTTTTATAGATGCTATGTGGTTTTATGCCAgatgttaaaatgttaaatatagtCATTGTACATGTAGCTTAAGGGTCTTTTGTGTTTATgaataaaaaaccaaaaaacaaaacaaaactacaatTATATATCACAATTGTATGAGATGAAGCACCTAGTGTTTTTAAGAAAGCCAAAGATCATCATGGCTGTTTATGCAGTATGTAAACATTTTGAAACTGAAGTTAATCAACAGAGataataaatgcaaatatttccCCAGTGATATTGAGTGCACAAGTGCTTCATACAAAATGATCATGAattttaaaacataataaaacgAAATTCACAAACATTTATGTACCCATTGACAGTTAAAAATGATGCGGTAAAGATAAAACCAAAACTCTTGTGACATGTCTCAACTTTAGTCTTGAAGGTTGGTTTTAAAAACTCCAACTTCTTCAAAATGTTACCAAAGCTGTTGGCTAACTGATGAAACCAAGATAGTTTATCTTCAAGTCACAGACCTATATGACTTCCTTCCCTATTTTTTTTCgtatgttaaagaaaaaaataacttcagTTACATCTGTTGGGTTTATTAAGGCACAAACCCTGTTGGAACAAAGACAACCAACTGCACGGCAATACACAAGacagacaagacaagacagaGCTCTTTGTCTTTAGACTCGCGAGGGAAGCCAGCCAAGAGTCAAGAACTGCTCCCTTTACTTGAACCCAGCCAACCTCGACTGACTTCCTCATCACTGCCTCTTTTATTGACAACTAGCAATCATACATGAATATGCGATTACAAATACACGTGACAGTCTTAAGCATGCATATCTGAGCAACATCAGCGTCTgcgttctgtgtgtgtgtgtgtgggtgcatgtgtgtgtgttttcagccaTACCATACATAGACATACTTCCTTATCAACCTTTCTACTTGCACCAAACAGGATGCAACTTTTCAATGACCTTAACATGTACATGAGGtatgctgaaaaagcagaagTGAGCGTCTTGCTAAACTATAAAACCAGGAACTTGAAAAAGGTCATATGTCAAATGAACCTTTAAAGGTGTGAAGTCGTGCACCTTAGAAGAGCAGAACCTTGTGGTTTCTAAATGTGTAATGTAACTCATATCTGCACAAAGCTGCATTCTAAATAGTGGAAAAACATTTTATCAGCACACATTGACAACCATTTTAGGACTCATAGAAGCaatgattatatatatatgtatatatatcttagcataaatgacaatcttAAAAACATCAACCCTCACAACATCCTAATGGTTTTATCTCAGTGTTGTGTTATACAGaggcaaaaatacaaaaactaaactcaaattaaattaagttaaaataaaatacaaatgggTCATTGTCCAAAAAACTTAACTGGACCTAACTGCATATGTATTTTCCTATTTTGGAGTGATGTTTTAAAATGGATTGTTCACATCCTACATAGAGCAAGTGCAGAAGCCAAGAATTCTTTTAAATTAGTTTATATAATGTGTTACATACAGGCCTGTAAGTTTTTCTTAACTTGAATTTTTGAGAATCACTCCTTGTCATGTCTTACAGCTGTGATGGCCGAGTGGTTAAAGCATTGGACTTGAAATCCAATGGAGTTTCCCTGCGCAGGTTGAAATACTGCTCACAGCGGTAGCGTCCTTCTCTGGGCAGACTAAGTATTACTGAATTTCCCGAAGGAACCCActcgagggattaataaagctCCCCTCACATATTCCATCAATGTGCAcctgtaaataaattcactttCACATCAAAGTACTTTGAGTCGTGTGTCTGCTTCTGGGTTCATTCCTGTGCTGCCCATGACAATTATTACACTATGtcaaaaaactgtaaatgtggcataaaataacattaatgtcatgaa
Proteins encoded:
- the LOC134617224 gene encoding ladderlectin-like, which produces MKMFPVCVFVCAVMILTHAAVLPGGGTATNQTAKSHLVKRSSDCPGGWTPLSGRCFFYVPRRMTWAKAERNCVFMGANLASVHSSTEYHGIQHLIVIASHDYQETWIGGSDAQEENAWFWTDGTAFRYSNWCRGEPNNFSRNQHCLQINHSGSKCWDDIACKEHRPSVCVKKI